CAGTTCGTCCAATCAACTTGAATTAAATGCAATTGTACAGCAAAAAACCATTAAAACAATGATTAGCTGCACATTTCATATTATTATAACAAAACGCCTCTTTTGTTCATTTTTGCCATTTTTGCATAAAAATGTGACTTTAATTGCATTATTTCTTAAAGATAAAAGCCCGGTTAAGTTTAAACTTTAAAAGTGTTACGGTGTCACTTATTTACAATGTAAATAATCAATTTATCCGGAACGATTATTTAAATGGAATAAATTACGGCCAATGTATTATCAATTAATATAAATAACCATTTGATTCACTGATTCACTGATTCACTGATTCACTGATTCACTGATTCACTGATTCACTGATTCACTAGAAATTATCAAGTCTCAGCGTGTCAGCACAACTAATTAAACAAAAAACCGATTAAATCCTAATATTAAGAGGGGAGGGGAGCGTTATATTTTGTTCCTTTAGTTGGAATATCAATATGAAATTGATAGTAAAAGTACCAAAGAAAAACAGAAAAGGGTTAATTATCATTAAATATAAGCAACCGTAACCTGCTTTTTAATAGCGCTTAATGGCGGATAGCCTTGATCATGTTTCCTTAAAAAGCCTCTTGCTAACAAGAAAAATGCCATAACAACAAAAAATCGAAAAACACAAAAAAACGGCAAGAAATCATCAAAACCAGAAGCATGATCATGTAAATTGATGTCAATTAGACTTTTCATCTTATGATCTTTTCTGGATCAATGATCAAGTAATGAAATCTCCCGGAAGCATGGAAAGCCTTGTATAGATTACAATGCTTGTCAGTCCAAATGACAAATCAAAGAGTAAATCAATGAATTAGATTATATCTTACCCATGATCATGCTTCTATAATCCAGAAAAATGAAAATAAAGCCTCATACTTGATCATCTTTCCAGTGACTATTTTCTTAAGATTGCTCTCAAAAAGTGAATATCACAACAATAACTGTGGATAACTTGTCTATAGCTAGTGATCATCGTTTCAAAAGCAAGATGATCATGCTTCAAAAAAATAATGATCATGCTTCTGAATGAAATTGATCATGCTTTCATAGCATCTATGATCATGGTTCTAGGGATTCGATGATCATGCTTTCCATGTTATAAAAAAAATACAAATAAACATCAGTAACTTACGAGGATTTTATTAAACAGATCAATAGATCATATAAACATTTAAGATCAAATAAACATAAAGATCAGTTTTATAAAAAAGACTTTTTTTTACTTTCTTTTTTGATCATTTTTCTTTATTCTCTAGGAACTATATTAAAATTACATCCAATGACAAATGGAATTGATATGCCTAGCCAAGAAAAGATCTTGATCAAACTTCCGAGAAACCATAAAGATGGTCATTTATTTGAAATCTCGGAACATATCATCGATTGGATCGAACAATATCAACATTTCAAAGGTGTCACCAAAAGCATTGTTGAATTATTAAACCTCATTTCCCTACGCGGTTTATCGAGTAAAGATGGTTTAGTCTCCACAACCGAATTAATTGAAGCGACAGATGGCCAATTAACCCGTGCAGCCATTCAACAACGACTACGTGCAGCGGTATCGATTGGTTTATTTAGCCAAACGCCGGTAAAATTTGAAGAAGGGTTAGCCGGTAAAACCATGCTTCATTCATTCGTGAACCCAAATCAACTGATCTCAATTTTAGGTTCTACGAGCTTAAAATCAGAATCTTCTAGGCAAACTGAAAAACAAAAACGTTCAAAAGCATTAGCGCAAACTCAAGTTAATCGACAATTATTGCATGAGCATGGTTTATATACTCCACCAGCAATGCGTGACGAAGCCGATCAATTCGTAGTATCACCAACGAATTGGGCTGGGATCATTGATCAAGCACTTGCGCCGCCAAGAACGAGAAAAAATTACCAAAAATCAATGGTATCGATCTCGGGAACTCGTGCGATCATTGAAACACGATCATCGAAGAATATCATGACGGTCGATGATCTTATGACTTTATTTGCCCTGTTTACCTTAACGGTGCAATATCATGACTATCATCAAGATGATTATCATGTTAATGCGCGTCAAATGCCGAATAAAACGCCGTTATACATCACGGATATTTTGTCGTTACGGGGTAAAAAAGACAGTGGACCTGCTCGTGATTCTATTCGTGACAGTATTGATCGTATTGAATTTACCGATTTCCAGTTACATGAATTAACTGGCCGTTGGCTGAGTGAAAACATGCCAGAAGGATTTAAAAGTGATCGCTTCCGTTTCATTGCCCGTACCATTACGGCCTCAGATGAAGCGCCAACAGAAAGTGCAACTGGTGAAATTAGGATCAAACCAAACCTGTATATTCTTGTATGGGAACCTTCATTTTTCGAAGAACTATTGACCAAAGATTATTTCTTTCTCTTTCCTCCAGAAATCTTGAAACAACATACACTGGTGTTCCAGTTATATACCTTCTTCCGTAGCCGTCTGGTGCGTCGTTTAACCGAATCCATGCTGCTAAGTGAGATCAATCAAAAACTCGCGCGTAACATTGAATGGCGTCGTTTTTCGATGGATCTTATTCGAGAATTACGCAAATTATCCGAAGGTAAAGCCACTGAGGATCTTTTTATTGTGAATCTTTGGGGTTATCACTTAACGATCACATCGATCATGGATAAAGGAAAAGTTCAGGATTATCAAATCAATATCCGTTGTGATGCTGAAGAGGTTCTGCGTTTTTCAAGAGCGCGTACCACCAATGCAGGTAAACGTAATATGGCGCCTACATTGCCAAACCCTTTACGTCATGAGTTGGTTTCAAAGCAAAAACTGCAAGAGCTTGCTGAAGTGATCGATGGCGAATTTGAGCCTATTCAACGTAAAGAACCGTCACCTCGTGGTCGCTTAGGGCGTCGTGTGAAGCTTAAAAAGCACTTAGTTGAAATTAATGCTGATGAGCTGACCATTACTTTATCCAAATATACCTCACCAGAGGCACTAGAACGCAGTATAACGGCTCTCTCAGCTATGACAGGCCATCCCTTTGCTTCGATTAAAGAAGAGTGTGATGAGCTGATGAGCAAGCTCGATTGGCTGCGTGTGGGTGAGAATGTATTACCTTATGAGACATTGAGTAAAACGATAGAGTTATTTAATCAAGAAGCGAAATCTAAACATCTTTCAATGGAGAAGTTAATTGGTGGTTTAGCGGTCCGACGGAAAGTCTGTAAACAAGTGTTTGAAGGGCATTTAGACGAAACCGTGATGCGCGCTTTGGATGAAATGGCAAATGTATCATAAGGAACCTAAATTAATATAACCTATTGAAGTTTATAGATTTTATTCTTAATTAAGATCTTTTTTCTTCCTGATTTTTCTATTATCGAAAGCATGATCAAGGTGGCTGGTCATGCTTTCGAAACGATGATCAAGGCCTTGATCATCGTTCTAGATTATTCTGGGATCTTCTCTCATATTCAATGCTCCTAGTGTTGTCATAAAGGCAATATGCAATTCAATGGCTTGTTTACTCTCATTATTCCAATCTCGTTGTTTTTGGCAGAACTCAATCATTGCCACGGTCAATTGATCTAAATTGGCAGCGCTCCAATATCTCAAATTTAATTAACTATGTGGATCAACGGCAATACGCTGCAAACGGGCATAGGCCATTTGAATGTATTGATAAGCCAATTGATGGTGTCCTAAATCTTCAAAATAATGTGACAGCTTTAGGCAGCCCTCTAACCAGCTTGCCACCGCTTGATATTGATGGTTTTCCCACAAGGAGCTTGGCGGGTGATGAATTAAGTTGACCAACTCTGAGACATTGTAAATATCGGTATTTTGTTGTTTTAGGCGAAATAACCAAGTATTGAGTTCCATTCGGGTGCCTCCTGTCTACATCATTGCCTTTGTTCAGTGTAGACGGCTCTGAGTACCCAGTTGCAGGTTTTCCCAGTAAACTTTGTCCATAGATGGGTTATCTTAAGCTCAACGCTTTACTAGACAAATAAAAAGCAAATTTAACTCAGCCGTAAGAGTAAAGCGTTAAGAGCAACACAATGAAAAGCCTGAGAGAAATAAAGAAGAGTGCTTGAACCGACATTTTTCACTCAAGGTGGAGGCCATTTTCATCACAATGCGAAAATTTTATCGCTTGGGTATTGCCTGAAAAAAAAATTTACCTAAAATGCGCCAATCTGCTATTTATTATTAGATAAAGGTCTTAAAACGAGCGAGAAAGCGAGAGTGAGTCTCATTTTCTTCTTGTCAAGACTTTGATGTAAAACCCAGTTGCCTAGAAACAAAAGTGGTAAATAATAGGGAATACCGAACTTGTTTCTGAATGCTGAGTTAGAGGTCTATTTATCAGGGTATTTGGTTTCATGACGGGAAGTCACGAAGCGGAAAATCGCCACCTTATGAGAAGGGTAAAAGGGGATTTATCTGCAAGCTATTTAACCTCAATAGATAACTAGACGCTAATCACACTCTGTATTTTATTTACTTAACAAGTGGATGTGCTTCTGCTTAATATCCATTTTGTTTCCACCATGATTTTCTGGAGGTATTTATGTCGATTAATTCTATTGATCATGATGACATGACAGGAATTGCAACCAATTGGGAGCATAATGAAGACTCAGCGACGCAAGCGACGCCTAAACAAATGAAAAGTGCGGAAGCCCGTCGTCGAATTGAAATGCTAAGGGAAATTAGAGAAAGTGGATTGACTCTCGAAGAAGCAAGAGAATTAGGTTTACTTCACTAATCTCATTCGAGTTCATTTTCCATACTTGATAAATACAGGACGCCTTATCGCTCCTGTATTTTTGTTTATTACATTCGGGCTTGGTACTCTTGAGTGGAAATTAACCATAAATGATCAGCCGTCGTTAATTTACACTGTAAACCCATTAATATCTTTTTATCATTTGGCTGCTGCTATGGTATATTTCTTCGGTTGATGACTCTGAGCATAGGCGAGATTATGTCTGTAAATCTATCTTTATTGCCCCCTGCAGAGAAAAATAAAATCGAATTAGATAAGCAAGCTTCTTATGCGGTTTGGCAAATAAAGCAAGCCAAAGCTGGGCCTGATTTATTGCTCTCAGAAGCACAAAAAATTCGAGATGAAGATGAGCGAATGTTCTTTGAGCAGGCAGTACAAAAATACAAACGGATGATGGGTGTAGCCTAAATCTGTCTTCATAAGAGATAGGATATTGTTTGTCTTGAAAGCAATATCGATACGCAAACTCTTATGAGCAATATAACGCGTTAAATAGAACCAGAGAGAACACTCCCATGGGAAGAAGTTTTGAAGTGCGCAAGGCCTCTATGGCAAAAACGGCAGGCGCAAAAATTAAAGTTTATTCTAAGTACGGTAAAGAGCTTTACGTTGCTGCAAAAAATGGTGGCGTCGATCCTGATATGAACTTATCGCTTAAGCACCTTATTGCTAAAGCCAAAAAAGATAATGTACCGGCTCACGTCATTAAGAATGCTTTAGATAAAGCGAGTGGTGGTGGCGGTGAAGACTTCCAACCAGCTCGTTATGAAGGTTTTGCTCCTGGTGGCGCAAGTGTCATCGTTGATTGTTTAACTGATAACGGTAACCGTACTTTCCAAGACGTTCGCCAGTGTTTTGTGAAAACGGGTGCTAAAATTGGTAGCCCAGGTACTGTGGCTCACATGTTTGATCACCAAGCGGTTTTCCAATTTAAAGGTGAAGACGAAGAATCAGTATTAGAAGCATTGATGATGCAAGATGTTGATGTGACGGATATTGAACTCGAAGATGGTGTGATTACTGTATTTGCTCCTCATACGGAATTTTTCAAAGCTAAAACTGCACTGAACGAAGAATACCCAGATTTAACCATCGATGTCGAAGAAATCACCTTTGTTCCTCAAACACATACTGAGATCTCTGGTGAAGATTTGGAGAAATTCCAAAAATTCCTCGATATGTTAGATGATTGTGATGATGTTCAGCAGGTTTATCATAACGCTGAATTACCAGAATAATTCATTTTATTGATATACAAACCGCCAAGTCTAATCGCTTGGCGGTTTTTTTTGTTTTCTTTGTGATGCCCAGAGAATCAGTACGATAAGGTTATTACTCTTAAATAACCTCTACTGCGGATAAGAGTGATTTCTAGTTATCCGCAGCTGAGGTTAACTGTATTACCTTCTAAACGTTATTCGAAAAATTGCCCACAAGGTGTGCCATCGGGGTCGAGTTGAAGTTGTTGGTCAGGGCAGTGTTGATAAAAAAAGGCGGCTTCAGCTTGAGTGGTCATTTCATGACATAACTGACGGCTATCACAAGCAAAGTTAGAGAGAGTACGTGTGGTGGTATTACCGCTTGTTGTGTCATCAAGATGGAAAAAGCTCGCAATGCTAGGAATATTATCACGCTCTGGCTGTGGAGGGGCTTGGTAAAAAAGTTGCCAAATAGCCAGCCCTAATATGATAACAAAAGCCATTTTTTTCATGATAAACCTATTGGCAGCCAAGTGAACGAATATTGCTACCATGGCTGAGCTTAGATAAAAATCCAACTGCGATTATGAACAGAAAGGTCACTTTGCGATAGGTTTCTATCTCTGGGTTTTTAATCTCTGTTTTGATTCATTGAAATGCCCATTGTGATCACTGATTAAGCTGTGGTTCTGGTTAAGTTGTGGCTATGGTTAAGTTGTTTAACCACTTTCTTTGTAAGTAACGGTTAAAGCACAGAGCCAATTTTACGATTTCTTCTGACATCATCAATAAATAAACCCAAGCAAAACTGAGTTCAGCAATAAATGCGCCATAAGCGGTAAGAGGCAGGCCAACCATCCACATCGCGATAAAGTCCATGCGTAAGCAGAAATGGTTTTCTCCACCAGCACGTAAAATTCCATTGATGATCAGCATGTTGAGCATACGTATGATGATAGCAAAGCTCATGACAATGAAAGCGGGGTCGGCAATGCCTGCAAAGTTTGGGCTGTTTAAATCTAAAAAACGAATCACATTATCGCGTTGTAGCAATAATAGTGCGCAAGTAAAGATTCCCATGCCAATGATGCACTTGATAAAGAATTTCGACATGGCTCTTGCTTGGCGATATTCATCTCGTCCTAATGCTTGTCCGAGTAACACAGAACAAGCGACTGAAATTCCCATAAAAATGGCGTAGCAGAGCCCTTCAAATGGGCCAATCATGCTATAGACGGCTAATTCGGTTGTACCCATGTGGCCGTAAATCATTTGATACGTCAGTGTACCGAATGCCCATAACACCGCATTGTAGGCATTAGGGACGGCTAAACGTTGATAAGATTGCCATAAACGAGGATTATTTTTTTGATAGTCGCTGATGATTAACCAGTGTTTTTGATAACGTAAGACGCCATAAATTAAGGTCACTTGCACCACACGGGCGATGGTTGTGGAAAGTGCCGCTCCAGCAACCCCTAGTGCCGGTACTCCTAAACCGCCATGGATCAGCCAAAAATTTAAACCAATATTAATGGCAATCGTGATGGCGGCAAGTATCAATGGCAGCACGGCATTACCACTAGAGCGTAAGCTAGCTTCTGCGGTGATCACCCAATGAGTGAGCATCAAGAGTGGTAAGCTGTATAAT
This Vibrio aphrogenes DNA region includes the following protein-coding sequences:
- a CDS encoding YebC/PmpR family DNA-binding transcriptional regulator — encoded protein: MGRSFEVRKASMAKTAGAKIKVYSKYGKELYVAAKNGGVDPDMNLSLKHLIAKAKKDNVPAHVIKNALDKASGGGGEDFQPARYEGFAPGGASVIVDCLTDNGNRTFQDVRQCFVKTGAKIGSPGTVAHMFDHQAVFQFKGEDEESVLEALMMQDVDVTDIELEDGVITVFAPHTEFFKAKTALNEEYPDLTIDVEEITFVPQTHTEISGEDLEKFQKFLDMLDDCDDVQQVYHNAELPE
- a CDS encoding replication initiator protein RctB domain-containing protein, which gives rise to MPSQEKILIKLPRNHKDGHLFEISEHIIDWIEQYQHFKGVTKSIVELLNLISLRGLSSKDGLVSTTELIEATDGQLTRAAIQQRLRAAVSIGLFSQTPVKFEEGLAGKTMLHSFVNPNQLISILGSTSLKSESSRQTEKQKRSKALAQTQVNRQLLHEHGLYTPPAMRDEADQFVVSPTNWAGIIDQALAPPRTRKNYQKSMVSISGTRAIIETRSSKNIMTVDDLMTLFALFTLTVQYHDYHQDDYHVNARQMPNKTPLYITDILSLRGKKDSGPARDSIRDSIDRIEFTDFQLHELTGRWLSENMPEGFKSDRFRFIARTITASDEAPTESATGEIRIKPNLYILVWEPSFFEELLTKDYFFLFPPEILKQHTLVFQLYTFFRSRLVRRLTESMLLSEINQKLARNIEWRRFSMDLIRELRKLSEGKATEDLFIVNLWGYHLTITSIMDKGKVQDYQINIRCDAEEVLRFSRARTTNAGKRNMAPTLPNPLRHELVSKQKLQELAEVIDGEFEPIQRKEPSPRGRLGRRVKLKKHLVEINADELTITLSKYTSPEALERSITALSAMTGHPFASIKEECDELMSKLDWLRVGENVLPYETLSKTIELFNQEAKSKHLSMEKLIGGLAVRRKVCKQVFEGHLDETVMRALDEMANVS
- a CDS encoding MATE family efflux transporter; its protein translation is MSIQSQSDTQTNHEHCQLPSRLFSRVIKLAFPVALQSALVAILALADVLMVSDFGQTATAAVGIASRWHFVAIMIMAALATATGTLVSQYWGRDDKETAKTITMQSLKFGSMIMIPVTVLMVGFGSQIMRLQTDDLLVIQQGADYLLYSLPLLMLTHWVITAEASLRSSGNAVLPLILAAITIAINIGLNFWLIHGGLGVPALGVAGAALSTTIARVVQVTLIYGVLRYQKHWLIISDYQKNNPRLWQSYQRLAVPNAYNAVLWAFGTLTYQMIYGHMGTTELAVYSMIGPFEGLCYAIFMGISVACSVLLGQALGRDEYRQARAMSKFFIKCIIGMGIFTCALLLLQRDNVIRFLDLNSPNFAGIADPAFIVMSFAIIIRMLNMLIINGILRAGGENHFCLRMDFIAMWMVGLPLTAYGAFIAELSFAWVYLLMMSEEIVKLALCFNRYLQRKWLNNLTIATT
- a CDS encoding DUF3283 family protein, which codes for MSVNLSLLPPAEKNKIELDKQASYAVWQIKQAKAGPDLLLSEAQKIRDEDERMFFEQAVQKYKRMMGVA
- a CDS encoding PA3496 family putative envelope integrity protein; this translates as MSINSIDHDDMTGIATNWEHNEDSATQATPKQMKSAEARRRIEMLREIRESGLTLEEARELGLLH